In Lycium ferocissimum isolate CSIRO_LF1 unplaced genomic scaffold, AGI_CSIRO_Lferr_CH_V1 ctg5611, whole genome shotgun sequence, one DNA window encodes the following:
- the LOC132044947 gene encoding uncharacterized protein LOC132044947, which translates to MAERSGLGRRFSTLQPASVDEPATLGSNFDISGSAWLIAEAKKKKKKPKSRGQKRKKSSKDAAEKMTGLSWQCLLNQGMYAENRAIMLVNKGFIRAQHEIDDLRAQLDAQSQETEEFKLLLQQKEDQLSQIKNKVLEEDNKQLYQGNSEYVSKLSELEATITQLRQGLDSVKGQAANMEEKFRRLESKRAAEKENLKVAQEKVETRARANEKLKSELDAAIRDNDGLQAELATSNEGRITLSDMRSELEEKLKKAQFDLKEAYEEIEATEARSTLLVEYEK; encoded by the exons ATGGCAGAACGGTCAG GTTTGGGTAGACGTTTTTCGACCCTACAGCCTGCATCAGTGGACGAACCCGCCACACTGGGTTCAAATTTTGATATTTCAGGATCAGCATGGCTCATTGCCGAGgctaaaaagaagaagaaaaaacccAAGTCGAGGggtcagaaaagaaaaaagagctcGAAGGATGCCGCAG AGAAGATGACAGGACTCTCATGGCAGTGCCTTCTCAACCAGGGTATGTATGCTGAAAACCGG GCTATCATGCTTGTGAATAAGGGTTTTATTCGAGCTCAGCATGAGATAGATGACTTACGGGCCCAGTTGGATGCCCAGAGTCAAGAAACTGAGGAGTTTAAACTTCTCCTTCAACAAAAAGAAGATCAATTAAGCCAAATA AAAAACAAAGTCCTAGAAGAGGACAATAAGCAGCTCTACCAGGGGAACTCCGAGTACGTCTCAAAGCTCAGTGAATTAGAGGCCACTATTACCCAATTGAGGCAGGGACTAGATTCGGTCAAAGGCCAGGCCGCAAACATGGAGGAAAAGTTTAGGCGGCTTGAGTCCAAAAGGGCCGCTGAGAAAGAAAACTTGAAGGTTGCCCAAGAGAAGGTCGAGACTCGAGCCCGGGCCAATGAGAAACTCAAGAGTGAGCTCGATGCCGCTATTCGAGACAATGATGGACTTCAGGCCGAGCTGGCAACTTCTAACGAGGGTCGGATTACTCTGAGTGATATGAGGTCTGAGTTggaggaaaaattaaaaaaggctCAGTTCGACCTGAAGGAAGCCTATGAAGAAATTGAGGCTACCGAGGCTCGATCCACCCTTTTAGTAGAATATGAGAAGTGA